In Haliaeetus albicilla chromosome 18, bHalAlb1.1, whole genome shotgun sequence, one genomic interval encodes:
- the RP1L1 gene encoding retinitis pigmentosa 1-like 1 protein isoform X5, translated as MTQVPADYLSTTSSYNYEQPLPSLARTSTVTKVPPAKKITFFKSGDPQFAGVKMAINQRSFKSFNALMDDLSHRVPLPFGVRTITTPRGIHCISELDQLEDGGCYLCSDKKYVKPISITSGGHRPGPPRNGRPSSTLRRAAQEGKLEEYSTPFTQHGPRIPKKITLVKNGESGFRRSIILNRRNARSFKTLLDEISDILQFPVKKLYTVDGKKIDSMQALLHCPSVLVCVGREPFKPVSMENLRKHSVEKLPNLAPRSNGNNVDENNEMNFGLKAKKSVIHPRSASSNRSMRFSLSSEKSYPNGLLASPDNGASFSNSFSHSKPGDLVHSLVNDDIEKRVHVNKDGSLSVEMKVRFRLLNDETLQWSTQIKKSNLMNQLPCEESGVEEDSGVDPIQKMNPEASSEADESLYPCDIDSYMSKLEESECDEAHCHSCGKKHQDYDIWKNPMHTSQREEPSVRSTWHTRSSCSSTSSRRRVVHKKMASVDSLHTTSSEEFSEHIVQESSSYSETIENRVAYRSIKKCMCRSDLSTGVSNGEDQQEYTRTSTSNSQRPSSLGLMSHSSCENNLDTQDAHEDHEASKTNSQNEDENCFEVSSVKCLKNDAEEIESSRVGSVSSRSSLQSRQSKKNVCEETSSTGRSMSSSSLQKANQEDNTRCSTSANSEHSKSSNCTTPTAKSEQNDHSDDNVVVSSFSSESCPKKEAEEVEAEQDEINEVSSVSAKTKPSRSIRDESSESERCSTQGTPHSRASDRNSKRSDSDEILCNASCSSRGSKKSKHSHIHLDARSEISVSSLESARNKKKNSLHADDLRSCSRASNYSKSSCEIKKKSIGRPMSHNSGSFHSNISSTSEAQVITGFTEEKSLKSTTNGYSESSKGSKKRSHREENSKPSSLCSSVSSPKGKAGEGHSKINSEAPSSRQGSMSESICSKGDHSTETGIRNGNPASVSSRVSSKSEVEDKCLLTQVSQESDDRCLQSNISQSSKSRQVKTRNLHVRMSNSSQASLSETLSVCSMHCPAPPKGKPNSKKIHSTMLKNSSLSSIGTESVLTTGKEQKEIVDSSKATSYGSKSAATEINDQKNKETDDSCNRKVEEELESTGMQEEGSDLMPSTLPNTTPEEVVQEWLSKIPSETLLMKYEMEDDAEEECIEATTEVSYCPNAKETSEDENAEKKNVEEAENEANDEVEKETAEGTAINEETEECVNQEQISEVVSEAAEAAEAAKADQAECSQSVTSSQNNNRRDLPTSVQTSVQIMKALLSSKHETKFDRSNSLPEVSPTMGRKLSNSANILITCLASLQLLDEESEDPSDKSKCLNKPRYMELLNIFQALWFGCTAEKSGPSSGQEASEQPKTASGFKAPKSVDCDFTPMSSSGVDVGSGSGGSEESTAGARDCTLAAQKTAELKSAGHLENVETGTELTEGEEQSKEEEQSSRPSTACSKSKGEAKAQSTKEDSLIQEAEENKEDQCSNCENGQEEGGENENKENSKLTENGEQEDEAVNDELPKENLEEEADQLPTNDDTNVNDADCGTELKADLEEQLGKESPNDPEPKVNMATTMGASFVQQNSVDPDPIWVLRLLKKIEKEFMTHYVRAMNELKVRWNLQNNQQMDEMILELKEEVSKRIQRSIDKEMRKIKSRAGKKMPRPPDEPLKRESTLQTEQRRRRLQTMHKKSLISDKNGTQTGLEDTSDLSFDVNEDTAFSAAFEASLNEQTSEEEYCPCDSCVRKKMASKPARKPVVATNAPVMKAFDLQQILRLKKNDDEEACASEAAQDIKTIPNEENDEGEPQPSETEVEGNEEKEPELNEVDSSTLNRDGEGSEISESQNCEMEDEVKDEETKEEEKEEAEEVGEETKEREEEEEAKEEEEEKEEEEIMKAEEEEETKEEEEGETTEKEDEEVKEEAAEETKEEEEIKEEEEQEEEEGVKEEEEETKDEEEGETKEEEEEVNEKEEETKEEEEDMKEEEEAKEEEEEVKEEEEETKEEEEEVKEEEEETKEEEEEEVKEEEEETKEEEEEVKEEEEETKEEEEEVKEEEEETKEEEEDVKEEEEEEVKEEEEETKEEEEEVKEEEEETKEEEEDVKEEEEETKEEEEVKEEEEETKEEEEVEEGEEATNEDEEAKEDDKEEKQEEQEVEEEEENPEEKEEETKEEKEAAKEEEETKAEEEANGKEEEQEETQREEQEAEEKSKAEDEADNEAEETEEPEDEDIGADDEEETSECRGDADGSGTDNNPEGDAAEGTEEAEQDEAEAVEDANPESEDEACSAGEENDTEGGDKYDENDEKPTSDDPDKAHEKYEDKGNNKVSERPSRAKGKQNRKRLKSLNKAAVFSCYSSVGNFSQQSQKGSEDEGEEECKDDNNPMSSHPNGEVQSDESSKPSQMYPDCEEEEEDKESSCTDPSGDEDQADAEGVNPKEVEHSDEVQASKKKEDSDEIGQDDLDF; from the exons ATGACTCAGGTGCCTGCTGACTACCTGTCGACCACCAGCTCCTACAACTATGAgcagccccttccctccttGGCTCGGACCAGCACTGTCACCAAGGTACCCCCAGCCAAAAAAATAACCTTCTTCAAGAGTGGAGATCCTCAGTTTGCAGGAGTCAAGATGGCCATCAACCAGCGAAGCTTCAAGAGCTTCAATGCACTCATGGATGACCTCTCTCATAGGGTCCCACTGCCATTTGGGGTACGGACCATCACCACCCCACGAGGAATACATTGCATCAGTGAGCTGGACCAGCTGGAGGATGGAGGATGCTACCTTTGCTCCGACAAGAAATATGTCAAGCCTATTAGCATTACTTCTGGGGGACATAGGCCAGGCCCTCCGCGAAATGGTCGTCCCTCCAGTACCTTGAGAAGAGCAGCTCAGGAGGGAAAGCTTGAAGAGTATTCCACACCTTTCACTCAGCATGGCCCCAGAATACCTAAGAAAATCACTCTAGTTAAGAATGGAGAAAGTGGTTTCCGGCGCTCAATTATCTTGAACCGCAGAAATGCCAGGAGTTTCAAAACGCTCCTGGATGAGATTTCAGACATCCTGCAGTTCCCAGTGAAGAAGCTTTACACTGTTGATGGGAAGAAG ATCGACAGCATGCAGGCTCTGCTTCACTGTCCCAGCGTGCTGGTGTGTGTCGGCCGGGAGCCATTTAAACCTGTCTCAATGGAGAATTTGAGGAAACACTCGGTGGAGAAGCTGCCCAACCTGGCTCCCCGTTCCAATGGCAACAATGTCGATGAAAACaatgaaa TGAACTTTGGACTGAAAGCCAAAAAAAGTGTTATCCATCCACGGTCAGCATCAAGCAATCGGTCAATGAGATTTTCTTTATCATCAGAAAAGTCGTATCCTAATGGTCTCCTTGCCTCACCGGATAACGGTGCATCTTTCTCAAACAGTTTCTCACATTCAAAACCTGGGGACCTGGTCCATTCCTTGGTCAATGACGACATAGAAAAACGGGTACATGTGAACAAGGATGGTAGCCTATCCGTTGAGATGAAAGTCCGCTTCCGCTTGCTGAATGATGAGACTTTGCAGTGGTCCACCCAGATCAAAAAGTCCAATCTGATGAACCAGTTGCCTTGTGAAGAGTCAGGTGTAGAGGAGGACAGCGGAGTAGACCCCATACAGAAAATGAACCCAGAAGCCAGCTCAGAGGCAGATGAGTCATTATATCCCTGCGATATTGATTCTTACATGTCAAAACTTGAGGAATCAGAATGTGACGAGGCTCATTGTCATAGCTGTGGAAAGAAACACCAGGACTATGACATTTGGAAAAACCCCATGCACACATCCCAGAGGGAAGAGCCCAGTGTACGAAGCACCTGGCACACACGGTCGTCATGCTCCAGCACATCTTCCCGGAGGAGAGTAGTCCACAAAAAGATGGCTTCTGTGGATAGCCTCCACACCACATCCAGTGAGGAGTTCTCTGAGCACATTGTGCAAGAGTCCTCATCCTACTCAGAGACTATAGAGAACAGAGTGGCATATAGATCCATTAAAAAGTGTATGTGTCGAAGTGATTTGTCTACAGGTGTTTCCAATggagaagaccagcaagaatACACTCGGACAAGCACGAGCAATAGTCAGAGACCTTCGTCCTTGGGTTTAATGTCACATTCAAGCTGTGAAAACAACCTGGATACGCAAGATGCCCATGAAGACCATGAGGCCAGCAAAACCAATTcacaaaatgaagatgaaaattgttttgaagTTTCCTCTGTGAAGTGCTTAAAGAATGATGCAGAAGAGATTGAAAGCAGCAGAGTTGGGAGTGTCTCATCAAGGTCATCTCTGCAGTCCAGACAGAGCAAGAAGAACGTATGTGAGGAAACAAGTAGCACAGGTAGGAGCATGTCCTCCTCAAGTCTTCAGAAGGCAAATCAAGAAGATAACACTAGGTGCTCCACTTCTGCCAACAGTGAGCACAGCAAGTCTAGTAACTGTACCACGCCAACAGCAAAGAGTGAACAGAATGACCACTCTGATGACAACGTAGTGgtctcctccttctccagtgAGTCCTGCCCTAAGAAAGAGGCTGAAGAGGTCGAAGCAGAACAAGATGAAATCAATGAAGTCAGCTCAGTGTCAGCAAAAACAAAGCCCAGCCGATCAATTAGAGATGAGAGCAGTGAAAGTGAACGATGCTCTACACAAGGTACCCCCCATTCCAGAGCTAGTGACAGGAACAGCAAGAGAAGTGACAGTGATGAGATTCTGTGCAATGCCTCTTGCTCTTCCAGAGGATCCAAAAAGAGCAAACACAGCCATATTCATTTGGATGCACGGTCTGAAATATCTGTGTCTTCACTTGAATCCGCTCGGAATAAAAAGAAGAATTCCCTACATGCAGATGATCTGAGATCATGCAGCAGGGCATCTAATTACTCCAAAAGCTCATgtgaaatcaagaaaaaatcTATTGGACGCCCCATGTCTCATAACTCAGGATCTTTTCACTCAAACATTTCATCTACTAGTGAAGCACAGGTGATTACAGGTTTTACTGAggagaaaagcttgaaaagtACCACCAATGGCTACAGTGAATCCTCAAAAGGCTCAAAGAAGAGAAGCCATAGAGAAGAAAATAGTAAGCCATCATCCCTCTGCTCAAGTGTTTCAAGCCCTAAAGGAAAAGCTGGAGAGGGTCATTCCAAGATTAATTCAGAGGCCCCATCTTCAAGACAGGGAAGTATGAGTGAAAGTATATGTTCAAAAGGTGACCACTCAACTGAGACTGGGATTAGGAATGGAAACCCTGCAAGTGTCTCTTCAAGAGTCTCTTCAAAGTCAGAAGTAGAAGATAAATGCTTGTTGACACAGGTATCCCAGGAAAGTGATGATAGGTGTTTACAATCAAACATATCTCAGTCTTCAAAATCAAGGCAGGTAAAAACTAGAAATCTCCATGTGAGGATGTCAAACTCCAGCCAAGCATCACTGTCCGAGACTTTGTCAGTATGTAGTATGCATTGTCCTGCCCCACCAAAAGGGAAgccaaacagcaaaaaaatacattcaaccATGTTGAAGAACTCTTCCCTTAGCAGCATAGGTACTGAGTCAGTGCTGACcacaggaaaagagcagaaagaaatcGTAGATTCCTCCAAAGCAACTTCCTATGGGTCTAAATCAGCtgcaactgaaataaatgaTCAGAAGAATAAAGAGACTGATGATTCTTGCAACAGAAAAGTGGAGGAAGAGTTAGAAAGCACAGGTATGCAAGAGGAAGGGAGTGATTTAATGCCATCTACTCTACCAAATACAACTCCAGAAGAAGTTGTGCAAGAATGGCTAAGTAAAATCCCTTCAGAAACATTGCTTATGAAATATGAAATGGAGGATGATGCAGAAGAGGAATGTATAGAGGCAACCACTGAGGTATCATACTGTCCAAATGCCAAGGAAACCTCAGAGGATGAAAACGCTGAGAAAAAGAATGTAGAGGAGgctgaaaatgaagcaaacGATGAAGTGGAAAAAGAGACAGCAGAAGGCACTGCTATTAATGAAGAGACTGAAGAGTGTGTGAATCAGGAACAAATCTCTGAGGTTGTGTCCGAAGCTGCTGAAGCTGCCGAAGCTGCCAAAGCTGACCAGGCAGAATGCAGCCAGTCAGTTACATCCAGCCAAAATAACAACAGAAGAGACCTGCCAACCTCTGTCCAGACTTCAGTCCAGATCATGAAGGCCTTGCTCAGttcaaaacatgaaacaaaatttgACCGATCAAACAGTTTGCCTGAAGTGTCCCCCACTATGGGGAGAAAACTGAGTAACTCTGCCAACATTTTGATTACTTGTCTTGCGAGTCTCCAACTCCTTGATGAAGAGTCAGAAGATCCATCAGATAAATCAAAATGTTTGAATAAGCCAAGGTATATGGAGCTGCTAAACATTTTTCAAGCCCTGTGGTTTGGAtgcacagctgaaaaaagtGGTCCAAGTTCAGGTCAAGAGGCAAGTGAGCAGCCAAAGACAGCCTCTGGGTTTAAAGCTCCCAAATCTGTAGATTGTGACTTCACCCCCATGTCCTCCTCTGGGGTTGATGTTGGCAGTGGTTCTGGTGGCTCAGAAGAGAGCACAGCTGGTGCCAGGGACTGCACCTTAGCGGCACAGAAAACTGCTGAACTCAAATCAGCTGGACACTTGGAAAATGTAGAGACTGGCACTGAACTGACTGAGGGTGAGGAGCAAAGTAAAGAGGAAGAGCAGTCATCCCGACCTTCAACAGCCTGCTCCAAATCAAAAGGAGAGGCAAAAGCACAGTCTACTAAAGAGGACTCTCTAATTCAGGAGGCAGAAGAGAATAAGGAGGATCAGTGCAGTAACTGTGAAAATGGtcaggaggaagggggagaaaatgaaaacaaagaaaacagcaaattaaCTGAAAATGGAGAACAAGAAGATGAAGCTGTGAATGATGAACTcccaaaagaaaatcttgaagAGGAAGCTGATCAGCTACCCACTAATGATGATACAAATGTCAATGATGCTGATTGTGGAACAGAGCTGAAAGCTGATTTGGAAGAGCAGCTTGGAAAAGAGTCTCCAAATGACCCAGAGCCCAAAGTCAATATGGCCACCACTATGGGTGCATCCTTTGTCCAGCAAAATTCAGTGGATCCGGACCCAATTTGGGTCCTGAGACTGCTCAAGAAAATTGAGAAAGAGTTCATGACCCACTATGTCAGAGCCATGAATGAGTTAAAAGTCAGGTGGAACCTGCAGAACAACCAGCAGATGGATGAAATGATACTGGAGCTGAAGGAAGAAGTGAGTAAAAGGATACAAAGAAGCATAGATAAGGAGATGAGGAAGAtcaaaagcagagcagggaagaagaTGCCAAGACCTCCGGATGAACCACTCAAGCGTGAGTCAACACTCCAAACTGAGCAGAGGAGACGGCGGTTGCAAACTATGCATAAAAAGTCACTCATCAGTGACAAGAATGGAACCCAGACTGGGCTAGAGGACACATCAGACTTATCATTTGATGTAAATGAAGATACAGCATTTAGTGCAGCTTTTGAGGCCAGTCTTAATGAACAAACAAGTGAGGAGGAATACTGCCCATGTGACTCctgtgtgaggaaaaaaatggcttcCAAGCCTGCAAGAAAGCCAGTGGTGGCCACCAATGCCCCAGTCATGAAGGCATTTGATTTACAGCAAATCCTGAGGTTGAAGAAGAATGATGATGAGGAAGCCTGTGCCTCAGAAGCAGCCCAGGACATCAAAACAATTCCAAATGAGGAGAACGATGAGGGTGAACCCCAGCCAAGTGAAACGGAAGTGGAGGGCAATGAAGAAAAGGAGCCAGAATTAAACGAAGTGGACAGCTCAACGTTGaacagagatggagaaggaTCTGAAATATCAGAGAGTCAAAACTGTGAGATGGAGGATGAGGTAAAAGATGAAGaaaccaaagaagaagaaaaggaagaagcagaagaagtgggggaagaaacaaaagagagagaagaagaagaggaagcaaaagaggaggaggaagagaaagaggaagaagaaataatgaaggcagaagaagaggaggaaacaaaagaggaagaggagggagaaacaacagagaaagaagatgaGGAAGTAaaagaggaagcagcagaggagacaaaggaggaagaggaaataaaagaggaggaagagcaggaggaggaggagggagtgaaggaggaggaggaagaaacaaaagatgaggaggaaggagaaactaaggaggaagaggaggaagtgaatgagaaggaagaagaaacaaaagaggaagaggaagacatgaaagaggaggaagaagcaaaagaggaggaagaggaagtgaaggaggaagaggaagaaacaaaagaggaggaggaggaagtgaaggaggaagaggaagaaacaaaagaggaggaggaggaa gaagtgaaggaggaagaggaagaaacaaaagaggaggaggaggaagtgaaggaggaagaggaagaaacaaaagaggaggaggaggaagtgaaggaggaagaggaagaaacaaaagaggaggaggaggacgtgaaggaggaggaggaggaggaagtgaaggaggaagaggaagaaacaaaagaggaggaggaggaagtgaaggaggaagaggaagaaacaaaagaggaggaggaggacgtgaaggaggaagaggaagaaacaaaagaggaggaggaagtgaaggaggaagaggaagaaacaaaagaggaggaggaagtggaagaaggagaagaagcaACAAATGAGgatgaggaagcaaaagaagatgataaagaagaaaaacaagaggagcaggaagtggaagaagaggaagaaaacccagaagagaaggaggaagaaacaaaagaagaaaaagaggcagcaaaagaggaggaagaaacaaaggcagaggaggaagcaaacgggaaagaggaagagcaagaagaaactcaaagggaagagcaggaagCTGAAGAGAAGTCCAAAGCTGAAGATGAAGCTGACAATGAAGCTGAAGAAACAGAGGAGCCAGAGGATGAGGACATTGGGGCTGATGATGAGGAAGAGACATCGGAATGCAGAGGAGATGCTGACGGCTCTGGAACTGACAACAATCCTGAAGGAGATGCTGCAGAAGGAACTGAAGAAGCTGAGCAGGATGAAGCTGAGGCAGTGGAAGATGCAAATCCAGAGTCAGAAGATGAGGCATGTTCAGCTGGGGAGGAAAACGACACTGAAGGAGGTGATAAATATGATGAGAATGATGAGAAACCGACCAGTGATGACCCTGACAAGGCACATGAAAAGTATGAAGACAAAGGCAACAACAAGGTTTCTGAGAGACCCTCAAGGGccaaaggcaaacaaaacaggaaaaggcTAAAGAGTCTGAACAAAGCAGCTGTCTTTTCTTGTTATTCTTCTGTAGGAAACTTCTCACAGCAGTCCCAGAAGGGGTCTGAAGATGAAGGTGAAGAGGAATGCAAAGATGACAATAACCCCATGAGCAGCCATCCCAATGGAGAGGTTCAAAGTGATGAGAGCAGCAAACCCTCACAGATGTATCCTGActgtgaggaagaagaagaggacaAAGAATCTTCATGCACTGATCCTTCAGGAGATGAGGACCAGGCAGATGCTGAAGGTGTAAATCCAAAGGAGGTTGAACATAGTGATGAAGTTCAGGcttctaaaaagaaagaagactcTGATGAGATTGGCCAGGATGACCTGGACTTCTAG